GTGGAGGCGTTGCGCGAGCACGGGGTTCCGCGCGTCCACCGGTGGGGTAGGGGAGTGGACGTGGACCTGTTCGCACCGCACCGCCGGGACGAGGCGCTGCGCCGGTCGCTGGCCCCGAACGGCGAGCTGCTCGTCGGCTACGTCGGCCGGCTGTCCCCGGAGAAGCAGGTGGACCGCTTGCGCGCCTTGCGGGACGTCCCCGGCATCCGGCTGGTCGTCGTCGGCGAGGGACCCGAGGAGGCGGCGCTGCGCCGTGACCTGCCGGACGCGGCTTTCCTGGGCTTTCGCAGTGGTGTGGCGCTCGCGGAGGCGTACGCGTCGCTGGACGTCTTCGTGCACACCGGTCCGCACGAGACGTTCTGCCAGGCCGTGCAGGAGGCGCTGGCCAGCGGCGTGCCCGTGGTCGCCCCGGACGCCGGCGGCCCGCGCGACCTGGTCCAGCCCGACACCGGGTACCTGTTCACCAGCGACGACGACCTCCGGACCGCCGTGACGGCCCTCCTCGACCCGCTGCGCCGCAAGCGCTACGGCCACGCCGCCCGCCGGTGGGTGCGGGGGCGGACGTGGTCGGCGGTGTGCGACGAACTCCTGGGCCACTACCACGCCGTCCTGGGGTGGCCGGAGCGGCAAGCCGCATGAGGATCGTGCAGCTGGCCAACTTCTACGGCCCGCGCTCGGGCGGCCTGCGCACGGCACTGCACCACCTGGGCGCGGGGTATGCGGCAGCCGGTCACGAGGTCGTCCTGGTCGTCCCCGGCCCGGCCCACGCCGACGAACACCTGTCCCCGAACGTCCGCCGCATCACGCTCCCGGCCCCTCGCCTGCCCGGCACCGGCGGCTACCGGGCGGTGGACCCGTGGCGCGTCCGGACCCTGCTGGACCACCTCCGCCCCGACCGCCTGGAGGTCTCCGACCGCCTGACCCTGCGCGGGATGGGCAAGTGGGCATCCGCCCACGGCGTACCCAGCGTGGTCATCTCCCACGAACGCCTGGACCGCCTGCTGGAACAGTTCCTCCTGCCACCGGCGTTGGCCCGCTCCGGCGCGGACTGGGCCAACACCCGCATGGCGGCCAGTTATGACACGGTCGTGTGCACGACGGATTTCGCCCGCCAGGAATTCGACCGCATAGGCGCGCGCAACGTGACCCGCGTCCCGCTGGGCGTGGACCTGCACACCTTCACCCCGACCCGCCACGACCGCTCCCTGAAGCGCGACCTGGCGCAGGGCGCGGACGCGCTGCTGATCCACTGCGGCCGGCTTTCGCCGGAAAAGCACGTGGAACGAAGCGTCGACACCGCCGCGACCCTCCACGCCGCCGGCCACCGCATCCGCCTGGTCATCGCCGGCGACGGCCCAAGACGCGAGGCGCTGGAACGCCGGGCGGCCGGTCTCCCGGTGACCTTCCTGGGTTTCGTGAACCAGCGCACCGAGGTAGCTACTCTCTTGGCCACGGCGGACATCTCCCTGGCCCCGGGCCCGCACGAGACCTTCGGCCTGGCCGCGCTGGAGGCGCTGGCCTCGGGAACTCCGGTGGTCGTGTCAGCGTCGTCGGCCTTGCGCGAGATCGTCCACCCCGGCTGCGGCGCGGCAGTGGCGGACGACGCAACAGCCTTCGCCGGCGCGGTGAACACCCTCCTGGACAACCCGGAACGAACCCGCCGCCAAGCAGCAAGGGCCCGAGCCGAGCAATACCCCTGGCAAACCGCAGTAGACGGCATGCTCACCGCCCTACAAGCCACCTAACCCACTCGCCCTGAGTCACTCACTCCCCGCCCGCCGCCCGCCGCCCGCCGCCCGCCGCTGCCCGCCCGCCGCCGCTGCTCACTCGGGCGCCGCTGCCTGCCCGCCGCTGCTCACTCGCGCGCCGTTCCCGGCGCGCCGTTCCCCGCGCGCCAATCCCCGCTGGCCGGTCCTCGCCCGCCGCCGGGCCGGCCCTCGCCCGCTCCACCCCGGCTGCCGCTGCCCGCCAGCGAGCCCTCGCCTGCGCCCGACAGCCCTCGCCCGGCGGGCCCCGACGCGGCTCGCCGGCGTTCGCACGGCCCAGGTCGGGCACCACCTGGCTGCTACCTGGCTGCC
This DNA window, taken from Saccharothrix variisporea, encodes the following:
- a CDS encoding glycosyltransferase family 4 protein, which codes for MRVAIVTESFLPQVNGVTNSVLRVLEHLRAHGHPALVVAPGAGADHHHGTPVVRVPAVDLPRFSSLPVGVPTRKVLTALADFRPDVVHLASPFVMGARGLSAARRLGLPTVAVYQTDVAGFAGHYGLGLTARAAWRWTRRLHSQADRTLAPSTWAVEALREHGVPRVHRWGRGVDVDLFAPHRRDEALRRSLAPNGELLVGYVGRLSPEKQVDRLRALRDVPGIRLVVVGEGPEEAALRRDLPDAAFLGFRSGVALAEAYASLDVFVHTGPHETFCQAVQEALASGVPVVAPDAGGPRDLVQPDTGYLFTSDDDLRTAVTALLDPLRRKRYGHAARRWVRGRTWSAVCDELLGHYHAVLGWPERQAA
- a CDS encoding glycosyltransferase, with amino-acid sequence MRIVQLANFYGPRSGGLRTALHHLGAGYAAAGHEVVLVVPGPAHADEHLSPNVRRITLPAPRLPGTGGYRAVDPWRVRTLLDHLRPDRLEVSDRLTLRGMGKWASAHGVPSVVISHERLDRLLEQFLLPPALARSGADWANTRMAASYDTVVCTTDFARQEFDRIGARNVTRVPLGVDLHTFTPTRHDRSLKRDLAQGADALLIHCGRLSPEKHVERSVDTAATLHAAGHRIRLVIAGDGPRREALERRAAGLPVTFLGFVNQRTEVATLLATADISLAPGPHETFGLAALEALASGTPVVVSASSALREIVHPGCGAAVADDATAFAGAVNTLLDNPERTRRQAARARAEQYPWQTAVDGMLTALQAT